The genomic region AAAGCAGATGAGATTGCAGAATTGTTAAATAAAAAAACAAGACTGAAAGTTGCATCATATCATGCTGATTTAAATTTAGAAGATCGTTACTCTGTTCAACACCAATTCATAAATAACAAATTGGATTTAATATGTGCAACAAGCGCGTTTGGAATGGGAGTTAACAAAAAAGATATTAGGTATGTCATTCATTATCACTTGCCTGGAGACTTAGAAAGTTATGTACAAGAAATTGGACGTGCTGGTCGAGATGGCAAGCAAAGTATTGCTATATTACTTTATTGTTTAGGTGATGAAAACATTCAGTATCAAATTTTAAAGGGCTCTCTTCCGACTGTATCAGATATTAAATACTACGCAGAACATAAAGAACTCTTACATAATATTAAAAACGAAGAGTTTGAATTATTAAAAGCATTTTTTGCAATGAATATCTCTGCAGATGATTTGCTTAAATTTTTTGCAGAGAGAAAAAGAGATAAAAATCAGGCATTAATTAAAATGATTGATTATATTAATTCAGACAAGTGTAAGCGACAATATATTTTAGATTATTTTCAAGATTTGAAAAAGATTAAACATGGAGAAAATTGTTGCACATATAATAAAAATTATAATTTGAAACAATTAGGACTAAAATTACAAGAACAAACCAAAGAAAAAATTGAATTTTTAGATTACAAAGAATTAATGAAAAAATTATTTGCGATCTAATGCAACCTTAAATAAATTTTTATAGCATTCTTTATTTTAACTGTGGTAATATATTTTAGGATATAAAAGATATGAGGTGTAATTTTGAATCAAAAAAAGTCAAATGATCATTCAAAAAAGCCTTGGGAAAATACTTTCGAAGAAGAAAAAGATGCTCAAGGTAACTTATCTAGAACTGCTAGAAGACAAAATTCAAAGAAGAATACAGCATTAACAACTTCTTTATTAATTGTCTTTGTTGTGATTATTATTGGAGTGGTGGGCCTATATTTTTTATCGCAAAGAACGGCTAAGCAACATACAACCCATAGTGACAAAATAGAGGTTGTATCGTCAAAAAAGAAGTCCTCTTCATCTTCTAAAAAAAGAGAAGCTAAGAAATCTTCTAAAAAATCAAGTGAAAAAAGTGAAGTTGTTTCTAGCTCAGCCGTTGAAGAAAGTAGTGTAAGTTCAACACAGCAAAATAATGAGGCACAAGAATCAAGTCAAGCTCAAGCAAGTAGTACAGCACAAAGCCAAAGTACAACTAATGCCCAATATGCTACAGTTGGCGCTGGACAAGGGGTATATCGTGTAGCTGTAAACAATGGTTTGACTGTTCAACAGTTATTAGAATTAAACCCTGGTTTATCTTCAAATACTGAATTAACACCAGGACAAAAATTAAGAATTAAATAATTAGGGGCATATGCCTCTAATTTTTTATAATATTTGTATTTGTGATAAAGGAGCAGAATAATGGATAAAATTCAAATTGCGATAGATGGCCCTGCATCTGCAGGAAAAAGCACAGTTGCAAAGATTGTGGCAAATAAACTTCACTTTATTTATTGTGACACTGGGGCGATGTATCGTGCAGTAACATATGCTGCAATCAAAAAAAATATTAAATTGGATGATGATCAAGCGTTAGGTGAGTTGCTTAAAAATATTGATATCAAGTTTGTTCCTGGCAAACCTGAACAACGTGTCTTTATTAACGAGGAAGAGGTTACTCGGGCAATTCGAACACCTGAAATCACTAATAATGTTTCATTAGTTTCTGCTCAACCTAGTGTACGTAAGGCTTTGACACAACGCCAACAAGAAATTGCTGCTGAGGGTGGAATTGTGATGGATGGCCGTGATATCGGAACAACAGTATTACCCAATGCACAAGTTAAAATCTTTTTAGTAGCTAGTGTTCATGAAAGAGCTGTTCGTCGGTTTAAAGAAAACCAAGAAAAGGGAATTGATACACCTTTAGCAACTCTCGAAAAAGAAATTGAAGAACGTGATTATAAAGATTCTCATCGGGAAATTTCACCACTTGTAAAAGCTGATGATGCAATATTAGTAGATACGACATCATTAGACATAGATGGTGTCGTTGAAAGAATTTTAGAAATTGTTAAACAAAATACAAAAGCAAGCGAAAATCAATAATAATTACTGGAAATATTTGTAAAATTCAGTTAAAATAAATAATAGAGTTAGTCGTTAAGGAGGACATTGTCCATGAGTGAATCAGAAAATAAGGATTTATTAGAAGCTTTAAATAGTGTTAAAGAAGTAAATGTTGGCGACGTCGTAAAAGGCGAAGTGCTAGCATTTGATGAAAATAAGCAAGTAATCGTTGGTATTGAAGGAACAGGTGTCGAAGGCGTTGTCCCTGGACGTGAACTTGGCGTTAAGATGGATGAAGCTGAAGATAAGATTAATGTTGGAGACATTTTAGACTTAGTTGTAATTTCTAAGATTGGTTCTGACAAAGAAGGCGGTAGCTTCTTATTATCACAACGTCGATTACAAGCTCGCAAAGTTTGGGATGAAATCGAAAAGAAATTTGAAAATGGTGAAACAATTACAGCACCTGTAACACAAATCGTTAAGGGTGGTTTAGTTGTTGATGCTGGTGTACGTGGATTTATTCCTGCATCAATGATTTCAGATCACTATGTTGAAGATTTGAACCAATATAAGGGTAAAGAATTATCATTAAAAATTGTTGAAATTGAACCAAGCGAAAACCGTTTGATTTTATCTCACAAGGAAGCAGCTAAAGAAGAACGTGAAGCAAAACGTAAAGAAGCTATGGATAAATTATCAGCTGGGGAAGTTGTTGAAGGTAAGGTTGCTCGTTTAACAAACTTCGGTGCATTTATCGACCTTGGCGGTGTAGACGGTTTAGTTCACGTTTCAGAAATTTCATATGATCATGTAAACAAACCATCAGATGTATTAAAAGTTGGTGAAGACGTTAAAGTTAAAGTATTAGACGTTGATGAAGAACACGGCAGAATTTCATTATCAATCAAACAAACTTTACCTCAACCATGGGATGAAGTTGGTGAAAAGATTGCTGAAGGTGATGTTCTTGAAGGTGTTGTTAAACGTTTAACAAGCTTTGGTGCATTTGTTGAAGTAATGCCTGGTGTTGAAGGTTTAGTTCACATCTCACAAATTTCACACAAGCACATTGCAACTCCAAACGATGTCTTAGAACCAGGTCAAGACGTTAAAGTTAAAGTATTAAGTGTTGATCCTGCAGCTCATCGTTTGGCATTATCAATCAAGGCTTTACAAGAAAAGCCAGTAGCTGAAAAGAAAGCTCCAAAGAAGAACAATGATAGTGCAAAGAAAGTTGAAATTCCTGAAGAAGAAACAGGTTTCACTTTAGGTGACATTATCGGTGATGAATTAAAAGATCAAAAATAATATAGTTTGATTTTTTGTTTCAGTTATACGAAATTAAAGAGGTTGCGGCATTGTCACAACCTCATTTTTTATGTTATTAGAACGGAGGTAACTATGGCGAATCCTATTGTTGCAGTTGTTGGTCGTCCAAATGTTGGAAAATCAACAATTTTTAATCGAATTGCAGGAGAAAGAATTTCAATTGTTGAAGATACTCCTGGTGTAACACGCGATCGTATTTACACACATTGCGAATGGCTTGGAAAGAAATTTAATATGATTGATACTGGCGGAATCGATATGGGAGATGAGCCTTTTGTAAATCAAATTAAAGAACAAGCTGAAATTGCAATCGACGAAGCAGATGTAATTATTTTTGTTGTAAGTGGTAAAGAGGGAATTACAGACGCAGATGAAAAGGTTGCAAAAATATTATATAAAACTGATAAACCTATTTTCTTAGCAGTTAATAAAGTTGATAATCCAGAAATGAGAAATGAAATTTATGATTTCTACTCACTCGGATTAGGAGATCCAATTCCTGTTTCAGGAATTCATGGAATTGGTATTGGTGATTTATTGGATAAAGTTATAAATGCTTTTCCAGACGATGCTGATCAAGAGGATGATACTAGTATTAAGTTTAGTTTTATTGGACGTCCAAATGTCGGAAAATCATCTTTAGTAAATGCTTTATTAGGTGAAAATCGTGTGATTGTATCTAATATTGAAGGAACAACCCGAGATGCTATTGATACAAAGTTTGTAACTGAGGACAATACAGAATATACAATGATTGATACTGCTGGTATTCGTAAGAAAGGTAAAGTTTACGAAAGTACTGAAAAATATTCTGTATTACGTGCAATGCAGGCCATTGATCGTTCCGACGTTGTTTGTGTAGTTTTGAATGCTGAAGAAGGAATTCGTGAGCAAGATAAGCATGTTGCTGGATATGCACATGAAGCCGGACGTGGAATTATTATTGTAGTTAATAAATGGGATACTCTTAAAAAGAATAACCATACGATGGCAGATTTTGAAAAGCTTATTCGACAAGAATTTCAATATTTGAGCTATGCTCCAATTGTTTTTGTTTCTGCTAAGACTCACCAACGGCTAAATTCATTGCCTGGATTAATTAAGAAAGTAAATGCAAACCATGAACGTCGTGTATCATCATCTGTATTAAATGAGGTTATTTTAGATGCGATTGCTCATAATCCAACACCTAGTGACAACGGAAAACGATTAAGAATCTATTATGCAACACAGGTATCTACAAAACCGCCAACATTTGTTGTTTTTGTTAATGATCCTGATTTAATGCATTTTTCATATGAGCGATTCTTGGAAAATCAAATTAGAGCATCATTTGATTTTACAGGAACACCAATCCATTTAATTATTAGACGTAGAAAATAAAATTACTTAAAAAACAATTAATAAAGTCACAATTTTTTAGTTAATTTATAGTGAAAAGCCTTGTCGTATTGGGTTTTCTATGCTATCTTAATTATTGAGCAATGATTTGTTAGTCATTGTTTGAACATTAATTTGATATTATATAACATGATTTAAAATGTTATTGGTTCGAGGAGGTGGAAACACATGGCAAACAAAGCACAATTAATCGAAAAAGTTGCTGATAAGACAGGTTTGACAAAGAAAGATGCAACAACAGCTGTTGATGCAGTATTTTCATCAATCCAAGATTTTATGGCAGAAGGCGAAAAAGTTCAATTAATCGGTTTTGGTAACTTCGAAGTACGTGACCGTGCTGCTCGTAAAGGCCGTAACCCACAAACAGGTGCAGAAATTCAAATTCCTGCAAGCAAAGTTCCTGCATTCAAGCCAGGTAAAGCATTAAAGGATGCTGTAAAATAATTCCTGTTTATGAACTTAATTAAAGTTAGAGGTTGTGACATTAGTCATAACCTCTTATTTTATTTACAAAATAAATTTAATTAGAAAGGGGATATCAAAATGACGTTTGCAGAAAAAACATTAGATTTAATTGATAAGGGGCAAATTGATGAAGCACATAAGGCTTTTATTTGCTCATTAAACAACGATAATGATGATATGATTTATAGTCTTGCTGAAGAGCTATATTCGCTAGGATTTACAAATATGGCTAAACAAGCATATGAAAAATTACTTAATTTATATCCTGATGCAGATGAATTTCGAACATCATTAGCTGATATTGCAATTAGTGAAGGAAATGATGATCAAGCCCTAGAATATTTATCTGCTATTAAACCAGATTCAGATGCTTATTTAGAAAGTTTATTAGTTGCTGCAGATCTATATCAAACTCAAGGAATCTTTGATGTAAGTGAACAAAAATTGTTAAAGGCCTATCAACTTGCTCCAGATGAACCTGTAATACAATTTGCACTTGCTGAATTGTATTACGATATAAAGAAATATCGTGAAGCAATTAATTTTTATATTAAATTAATTAAAGAAGGAATTACTGAGCTTTCTCAAGTTAATTTGGTACAAAGAATTGGAATTTCATATGCTGAAATTGGAAAGTTTGAACAAGCTTTAGGATATTTGGAACAAATTCATCCTGAAGATATGGATGATGATACGAGATTCCAATTTGCATTTACTCATATGAAGTTAAAACACTACGAAAAAGCACTTAAAGAATTTGAAAAATTAAAGGAAACTTCTCCTGATTATGCTACTGTATATCCAGCTATAGCTGAAATATATGAACAACAAGGTAAATTAAAAGAAGCATTAATTGCCCTACAAGAAGGGATGAGCGTTGATGAATTTAATTTACAATTATACTTTAAGTCTGCACTTATTGCAGAGAAATTAGGAGATAATGAACTCGCTGAAAAATATCTAATTATAGCAATTCAACAAGATCCTGAAAATGCAACAATTATTTCTGAATTAAGTAGATTATTGATTTTAGAAAAGAAGCATGAAGAAAACATACAACTATTAGATAGTTATTTGAAAGACAATCAAGTTGATCCATTATTTTACTGGTTACGCGGTAAATCATATGCTGCATTGGAAAATTATGCTAAGGCCATTGATGATTATAAGGCAGCAATGAAAGATTTGATGAGTTCTGCAGAATTTCTACGTGATGCTGCTCAATTCTTTAGAGAAGCCGGTTTACGAGATCTTGCATTAAATTGTGTCAATGAATATTTGAAGATTGAACATAATGATGTTGAAATGGCTGAATTACAAGAAGATTTACTTGATTATTAAGAAATAACCTAAACGGATTAATTTCCGTTTAGGTTATTTTGATATACTGCGATAATAATTTAATGAATCTTTTGAAATACGTAAATTTTTACATAAATCAATGTCACTTAAATGTTGATTATTTTTAATATATGAAATAATAGCATCTTGATATAAGGTAGATGGTTTCAATGGAATATCAATTTTTTTGCTATCCTTTTTTAGAATTTTATGTAATCCAGCTAGACTCATTGTTGGATCAGATAAATTAATTTTTTGCTTTAAATAAAGAGATTTAGATTGCTGTAATTCTTCAAATTCAGAATGAAAATTCTGAAATTCATGTAAAAATAGTAATTCATGATCATTCCAATTTTCATTTACAAGTACTTTATAAAAATTCGATTCTATAATTTCTTTTATAGAGTAAAAATGAGCAAGTAACAATAAAGTTAACCTTGTATAAAAAGATAAATCCTCATTTTGAAGATAATTAATTAATTTATTTGTCCAATTAATATCGGATGTAGGAGCAGGATTTTTTTCTAATCCTTTAAGAGAAAGAGTAGGTATTTTATTCGATAGATTATTTTCAAATAAAAATACAAAATAGCGATTTAAGTGAGTTAATATTTTGTTGTATGTAGAATTTTTAATTTGCTTTTTAATTTGAAGCATGCCTAGATAATCTTTAATATCAAGTTCTGAGATTTCATTTATATTTATTTCTACTTTATTGGAGTTTGTTTTTAAATATAAAAAGAAACGATTAATATCTTTGGTTAGATCATTTATAGTCGAATCAGCTAAAAAGACTTCGTTTTTTAGATATTCTTTAAAGCGTTCTTCAAAAGGAAATTCCATTTTTACCTCCAGTAATAAAATAAATTGTTACTTTAACAAAAATTATAACAAAAAAGAATATACTATAACAAATAAAATTATAGTATATTCTTTTTATTAATTTTGAGTATTTTTAATTCGTTCGTACGTAAAACCTTCGCCAATAACTTCATTTACATCCATTATCGAAACAAATGCATGTTCATCATATTTAGCAATTATTCGTTTAACTTCAGTTATTTCACTTTGACTAACAACTGTATATAAGGCTTTTCCTTTCTTTTTTGAAAATGCACCTTCAGCTTGCAAATAGGTCACTCCACGATCCATTTTTGAAATAATTTCGTGAGAGATTTCTTCACTGTGCTGGGTCATAACAATAATTCCACGAGCTGAGTAACCACCATCTTGAATGAAATTTACTACTCTTGACAATACAAAAGAAGCGACAACGGTATACATCATTCTACGTAAATCAATATAAGACAATGATAAGGTTAAAACAATTACATCTAATGTAAATAATGATTGTCCCATCGGAGTTCCATTTTTCTTTTCAAAAATACGAGCAATGATATCTGTACCACCAGTTGTACCATTAAAACGATAAACTAGTCCTAGTCCAAAACCACCAATAACTCCGGCAAGGATTGCAGCAATAAATAGGTCATGATGGACATTTAAATGGATATGTACAACTTGCCATAACCAAATCCAAAATGATAAGGCTCCAGTTCCATAAATTGTATAAATTAAGGAGCGTCTTCCTAAATAACGATAACCAATTATTAATAATGGAATGTTGATTAAAATAGTTGAGATTGCAGGATTAATTCCAGCTAAGAATTTTAAGATTAATGTAATCCCTGCAATTCCACCTTCGGCAAGTCGATTACCGATATTTATTGTAACGAAGCCAAATGCATATAAAGCTGTTCCGACTGTAATCATAACGAAATCAACAAATCGGATTTTGTTGTTCTTGTGAATAACCATAGAAAAGCCTCCAATTTTTTAACTTATCTTCTAGAATACCAAAAACCTTGAAAATGTACTACTATAAAGCTTTATAAAAATGATTTTTATTCCTAAGTGATATTTGATAGTCATGTAATTATTGTTTTGGTAAAATTAATATTAGAATTAAATTGAGAGATGATAAAGATGAGAATAACGAATTTTCCTAAGGAATTTATTAAAGCAATTCCTGTATTAAAAGAGATTCAGGATGCAGGTTATGAAGCATATTTTGTTGGTGGATGTGTTCGAGATACACTTTTAGGAATTCCATTACATGATGTAGATATAGCAAGTAGTGCATATCCTGCTGAAATTAAACAAATTTTTAATAGAACAGTAGATACTGGAATTGAACATGGAACAGTCATGGTTTTAGATCATGGTGAAGGCTATGAAGTAACTACTTTCAGAACTGAGTCTACTTATCAAGATTTTAGAAGACCAGATCATGTTACATTTGTTCGTTCATTAAGTGAAGATTTAAAACGAAGAGATTTAACTATTAATGCATTAGCAATGGGTGCGGATGGAACAGTTATTGATCTTTTTAATGGATTAGAAGATCTTAAAAATCATATTATTCGAGCTGTTGGTGATCCACATGAACGTTATCATGAAGATGCATTACGAATGATGCGAAGTATTCGCTTTATGAGTCAATTAGATTTCAAATTAGAAAAAAATACAAAACAAGCAATTAAAGATAATGCTTCTTTATTAAGTAAAATTGCCGTTGAACGAATTCGAGTAGAATTAATAAAAATGTTTCTAGGCAAAAATCCTAATGCAGGTGTTGAAACATTTATTAATACTGATTTATATAAATATTGTCCTGATTTTCCTAACTACAAAGATGGATTAGAAAAAATAGCTGGAATTAATAAAATAAAACTTGAAAATGAAACCGAATGTTGGGTATTGCTTGGATATGAGTTTAATTTAAATATTCAACAATTAAAGCAATTGATGAGACATTGGAAAACTTCACGTGACTTAATTAATCAAGTGGAAATTGCTTATAGTGCATTATTAAGTAAAGAAGGTCTATTAGATAGTCAGGTCTTATTTAATGCTGGATTGGATCTAGCAATTTGTGCAAATCATATTGCTAAGTTAGTTGGGAAAGAAGCATTTTCTGATCAAAAAATAAAAGATCAATATATGAAATTACCAATTAAGTCAGTTTCAGAGATTAAGGTTACAGGAACTGATTTAATTCAAAAACTA from Ligilactobacillus cholophilus harbors:
- the cmk gene encoding (d)CMP kinase — its product is MMDKIQIAIDGPASAGKSTVAKIVANKLHFIYCDTGAMYRAVTYAAIKKNIKLDDDQALGELLKNIDIKFVPGKPEQRVFINEEEVTRAIRTPEITNNVSLVSAQPSVRKALTQRQQEIAAEGGIVMDGRDIGTTVLPNAQVKIFLVASVHERAVRRFKENQEKGIDTPLATLEKEIEERDYKDSHREISPLVKADDAILVDTTSLDIDGVVERILEIVKQNTKASENQ
- a CDS encoding site-specific integrase, which translates into the protein MEFPFEERFKEYLKNEVFLADSTINDLTKDINRFFLYLKTNSNKVEININEISELDIKDYLGMLQIKKQIKNSTYNKILTHLNRYFVFLFENNLSNKIPTLSLKGLEKNPAPTSDINWTNKLINYLQNEDLSFYTRLTLLLLAHFYSIKEIIESNFYKVLVNENWNDHELLFLHEFQNFHSEFEELQQSKSLYLKQKINLSDPTMSLAGLHKILKKDSKKIDIPLKPSTLYQDAIISYIKNNQHLSDIDLCKNLRISKDSLNYYRSISK
- a CDS encoding tetratricopeptide repeat protein, with protein sequence MTFAEKTLDLIDKGQIDEAHKAFICSLNNDNDDMIYSLAEELYSLGFTNMAKQAYEKLLNLYPDADEFRTSLADIAISEGNDDQALEYLSAIKPDSDAYLESLLVAADLYQTQGIFDVSEQKLLKAYQLAPDEPVIQFALAELYYDIKKYREAINFYIKLIKEGITELSQVNLVQRIGISYAEIGKFEQALGYLEQIHPEDMDDDTRFQFAFTHMKLKHYEKALKEFEKLKETSPDYATVYPAIAEIYEQQGKLKEALIALQEGMSVDEFNLQLYFKSALIAEKLGDNELAEKYLIIAIQQDPENATIISELSRLLILEKKHEENIQLLDSYLKDNQVDPLFYWLRGKSYAALENYAKAIDDYKAAMKDLMSSAEFLRDAAQFFREAGLRDLALNCVNEYLKIEHNDVEMAELQEDLLDY
- the der gene encoding ribosome biogenesis GTPase Der yields the protein MANPIVAVVGRPNVGKSTIFNRIAGERISIVEDTPGVTRDRIYTHCEWLGKKFNMIDTGGIDMGDEPFVNQIKEQAEIAIDEADVIIFVVSGKEGITDADEKVAKILYKTDKPIFLAVNKVDNPEMRNEIYDFYSLGLGDPIPVSGIHGIGIGDLLDKVINAFPDDADQEDDTSIKFSFIGRPNVGKSSLVNALLGENRVIVSNIEGTTRDAIDTKFVTEDNTEYTMIDTAGIRKKGKVYESTEKYSVLRAMQAIDRSDVVCVVLNAEEGIREQDKHVAGYAHEAGRGIIIVVNKWDTLKKNNHTMADFEKLIRQEFQYLSYAPIVFVSAKTHQRLNSLPGLIKKVNANHERRVSSSVLNEVILDAIAHNPTPSDNGKRLRIYYATQVSTKPPTFVVFVNDPDLMHFSYERFLENQIRASFDFTGTPIHLIIRRRK
- a CDS encoding LysM peptidoglycan-binding domain-containing protein, with protein sequence MNQKKSNDHSKKPWENTFEEEKDAQGNLSRTARRQNSKKNTALTTSLLIVFVVIIIGVVGLYFLSQRTAKQHTTHSDKIEVVSSKKKSSSSSKKREAKKSSKKSSEKSEVVSSSAVEESSVSSTQQNNEAQESSQAQASSTAQSQSTTNAQYATVGAGQGVYRVAVNNGLTVQQLLELNPGLSSNTELTPGQKLRIK
- a CDS encoding YitT family protein, with protein sequence MVIHKNNKIRFVDFVMITVGTALYAFGFVTINIGNRLAEGGIAGITLILKFLAGINPAISTILINIPLLIIGYRYLGRRSLIYTIYGTGALSFWIWLWQVVHIHLNVHHDLFIAAILAGVIGGFGLGLVYRFNGTTGGTDIIARIFEKKNGTPMGQSLFTLDVIVLTLSLSYIDLRRMMYTVVASFVLSRVVNFIQDGGYSARGIIVMTQHSEEISHEIISKMDRGVTYLQAEGAFSKKKGKALYTVVSQSEITEVKRIIAKYDEHAFVSIMDVNEVIGEGFTYERIKNTQN
- the rpsA gene encoding 30S ribosomal protein S1 gives rise to the protein MSESENKDLLEALNSVKEVNVGDVVKGEVLAFDENKQVIVGIEGTGVEGVVPGRELGVKMDEAEDKINVGDILDLVVISKIGSDKEGGSFLLSQRRLQARKVWDEIEKKFENGETITAPVTQIVKGGLVVDAGVRGFIPASMISDHYVEDLNQYKGKELSLKIVEIEPSENRLILSHKEAAKEEREAKRKEAMDKLSAGEVVEGKVARLTNFGAFIDLGGVDGLVHVSEISYDHVNKPSDVLKVGEDVKVKVLDVDEEHGRISLSIKQTLPQPWDEVGEKIAEGDVLEGVVKRLTSFGAFVEVMPGVEGLVHISQISHKHIATPNDVLEPGQDVKVKVLSVDPAAHRLALSIKALQEKPVAEKKAPKKNNDSAKKVEIPEEETGFTLGDIIGDELKDQK
- a CDS encoding CCA tRNA nucleotidyltransferase, translating into MRITNFPKEFIKAIPVLKEIQDAGYEAYFVGGCVRDTLLGIPLHDVDIASSAYPAEIKQIFNRTVDTGIEHGTVMVLDHGEGYEVTTFRTESTYQDFRRPDHVTFVRSLSEDLKRRDLTINALAMGADGTVIDLFNGLEDLKNHIIRAVGDPHERYHEDALRMMRSIRFMSQLDFKLEKNTKQAIKDNASLLSKIAVERIRVELIKMFLGKNPNAGVETFINTDLYKYCPDFPNYKDGLEKIAGINKIKLENETECWVLLGYEFNLNIQQLKQLMRHWKTSRDLINQVEIAYSALLSKEGLLDSQVLFNAGLDLAICANHIAKLVGKEAFSDQKIKDQYMKLPIKSVSEIKVTGTDLIQKLNMKPGPMIGQILTDIKEKILKETLANDENELISYISKNY
- a CDS encoding HU family DNA-binding protein translates to MANKAQLIEKVADKTGLTKKDATTAVDAVFSSIQDFMAEGEKVQLIGFGNFEVRDRAARKGRNPQTGAEIQIPASKVPAFKPGKALKDAVK